The Nyctibius grandis isolate bNycGra1 chromosome 3, bNycGra1.pri, whole genome shotgun sequence genome window below encodes:
- the LOC137661453 gene encoding lymphocyte antigen 6E-like, whose translation MKTSLLLVLIVALCTESAFSLVCFTCKDATSNTHCLSTTTCSDHEKYCLTTYSTTGFGNDRNQRISKKCSSYCPTIDLNIGIAGVATSCCESSLCNISGASSVKTSYAMIALGVLASLTCILRLGF comes from the exons ATGAAGACTTCTCTTCTTCTCGTGCTCATCGTAGCCCTGTGCACAGAGAGCG CTTTCTCTTTGGTATGTTTCACATGCAAAGATGCAACTTCCAACACGCACTGTCTCAGTACAACCACATGCTCTGACCATGAGAAGTACTGTCTCACAACCTATTCTACCACAGGATTTG GCAACGACCGTAACCAGCGTATTTCCAAGAAATGTTCCTCATATTGCCCAACAATTGATCTGAATATTGGCATAGCCGGCGTTGCTACCAGCTGCTGCGAGTCTTCCTTGTGCAACATCAGCGGTGCCAGCAGTGTGAAAACCAGCTACGCTATGATAGCTCTGGGCGTCCTGGCCAGCCTCACCTGCATCCTCCGGCTGGGTTTCTAA
- the LOC137661513 gene encoding lymphocyte antigen 6E-like, with translation MKAVLIALLAAVLCAKQASSLFCYVCDNEHSNWNCLKTYKCEDHEKFCTTTYSSAGFGKDMGYRITKKCSADCPETNVNFGVAAYSTKCCGTSLCNFSGANSVKTSYAVMFLGIAASLICVIRAGL, from the exons ATGAAGGCTGTTCTGATTGCCCTgctggcagcagtgctgtgtgCCAAGCAAG CTTCCTCGCTGTTTTGTTACGTATGTGACAACGAGCACTCCAACTGGAACTGTCTTAAAACCTACAAGTGTGAAGACCATGAGAAATTCTGTACAACTACATACAGCTCTGCTGGGTTTG GCAAGGACATGGGATACCGCATCACCAAGAAATGTTCTGCAGACTGTCCTGAGACAAACGTGAACTTCGGCGTGGCAGCTTATTCCACCAAATGCTGTGGTACCTCCCTGTGCAATTTCAGTGGTGCCAACAGCGTAAAAACCAGCTATGCCGTGATGTTCCTGGGAATTGCAGCCAGTTTGATCTGTGTCATCAGGGCAGGATTGTGA